The Streptomyces sp. HUAS CB01 genome has a segment encoding these proteins:
- a CDS encoding SRPBCC family protein, with protein sequence MNRGAFIDFEGRPAVRFERSYAHPVERVRAAVSAPEGLAHWFPSRVRLEPREGGRIEFSDDPNSPATTGTVLVFEPPHRLAFTWGGDEIHLEVAPEGEACRLTLTNVLAARNTAARNAAGWSVCLTELDRTLDGLASGGPHGESAEPWKPYYDAYVADGMPAGAEIPGASGQEG encoded by the coding sequence ATGAACCGCGGAGCCTTCATCGACTTCGAGGGCCGCCCCGCCGTCCGCTTCGAGCGCTCGTACGCCCATCCGGTGGAGCGCGTCCGGGCCGCCGTGTCCGCACCCGAGGGCCTCGCCCACTGGTTTCCTTCCCGGGTCCGGCTGGAGCCGCGGGAAGGCGGGCGGATCGAGTTCTCGGACGACCCCAACAGCCCTGCCACGACGGGCACGGTGCTGGTCTTCGAGCCGCCGCACCGGCTCGCCTTCACCTGGGGCGGCGACGAGATCCACCTGGAGGTCGCGCCGGAGGGCGAGGCCTGCCGGCTGACGCTCACCAACGTGCTGGCCGCGCGGAACACCGCCGCGCGCAACGCCGCCGGCTGGAGCGTATGCCTGACGGAACTGGACCGGACCCTGGACGGTCTTGCGAGCGGCGGACCGCACGGCGAGTCGGCCGAACCGTGGAAGCCGTACTACGACGCGTACGTCGCGGACGGCATGCCCGCCGGCGCGGAGATTCCCGGTGCGTCGGGGCAGGAGGGCTGA
- a CDS encoding SRPBCC family protein — protein MAGRFQGTVVIDRPVEEVFAFLADGENDRKFSPRVQEMTRTTDGPTGVGTVYRSKVKDAGMTTSREFRISEFDPPRRIRWTEVSKNLVTAPEGGYDLEPVDAGRTRLTVFNTLEGHGLGKLLVGLALSAARKDADAFARRIKAAVEAS, from the coding sequence ATGGCCGGACGGTTCCAGGGGACGGTCGTGATCGACCGCCCGGTCGAAGAGGTCTTCGCCTTCCTCGCGGACGGTGAGAACGACCGGAAGTTCAGCCCGAGGGTGCAGGAGATGACGAGGACGACCGACGGTCCGACCGGTGTGGGCACGGTGTACCGCAGCAAGGTCAAGGACGCGGGGATGACCACCTCGCGCGAGTTCCGGATCAGCGAGTTCGACCCGCCGCGCCGGATCCGCTGGACGGAGGTCTCGAAGAACCTGGTGACGGCGCCCGAGGGCGGGTACGACCTGGAGCCCGTGGACGCCGGCCGGACCCGGCTCACGGTGTTCAACACCCTGGAGGGCCACGGTCTCGGCAAGCTGCTCGTCGGGCTCGCGCTGAGCGCGGCGCGCAAGGACGCCGACGCCTTCGCCCGGCGCATCAAGGCGGCCGTCGAGGCGTCCTGA
- a CDS encoding cytochrome P450 family protein, translating into MDPAGGCPHADNARLLARGAVVPVVLPGEVTGMAVLGHDALREFLAHPDVAKGAEHFTALREGRIADGWPLRTFATVRGMTTADGDDHRRLRSLVSKAFTARRVAELRPRVETVTAGLLDGLGLAAAEHGGVADLRRHFAMPLPMGVICELLGVDAEHQDRLHHLSNQVVATDIGPEEAMAANRELVDVLGTVAATRAKDPGDDLTSALIAAREEDGDRLSGHELIGTLLLMIVAGHETTLNLITNAVRALCAHRDQLDLVRSGGATWADVVEETLRWDSPVSYFPFRYPTRDLTLDGTVIPKGTPVLAGYSAAGRDRAAHGPDADRFDITRASASRHLSLGHGPHYCLGAPLARMEATVALDGLFTRFPDLDLAVPEPELARHASFVGNSVRELPVRPVPRPGAARHPYGPG; encoded by the coding sequence ATGGACCCTGCGGGCGGCTGCCCGCACGCCGACAACGCCCGGCTGCTGGCGCGGGGCGCGGTCGTCCCCGTCGTCCTCCCCGGCGAGGTGACGGGCATGGCCGTCCTGGGGCACGACGCGCTCAGGGAGTTCCTCGCCCACCCCGACGTCGCCAAGGGCGCCGAGCACTTCACCGCTCTGCGGGAGGGCCGGATCGCCGACGGCTGGCCGCTGAGGACGTTTGCCACGGTACGGGGGATGACCACGGCCGACGGGGACGACCACCGCCGGCTCAGGTCGCTGGTGAGCAAGGCGTTCACCGCACGCCGGGTCGCCGAACTGCGCCCCCGTGTCGAGACGGTCACGGCCGGGCTGCTGGACGGCCTCGGCCTCGCCGCGGCGGAGCACGGCGGAGTCGCCGATCTGCGGCGGCACTTCGCCATGCCGTTGCCCATGGGCGTCATCTGCGAACTCCTGGGCGTGGACGCCGAGCACCAGGACCGGCTCCACCATCTGTCGAACCAGGTCGTCGCCACGGACATCGGCCCCGAGGAGGCGATGGCGGCCAACCGGGAGCTGGTCGACGTGCTCGGTACCGTGGCCGCCACCCGGGCGAAGGACCCGGGCGACGATCTCACCAGTGCGCTGATCGCAGCCCGCGAGGAGGACGGCGACCGGCTCAGCGGCCACGAACTCATCGGCACGCTCCTGCTGATGATCGTCGCCGGGCACGAGACGACACTGAACCTGATCACCAACGCGGTCCGTGCGCTCTGTGCGCACCGCGACCAGTTGGACCTCGTCCGCTCGGGCGGCGCGACCTGGGCGGACGTCGTCGAGGAGACCCTGCGCTGGGACAGCCCCGTGAGCTACTTCCCGTTCCGCTACCCGACCCGGGACCTCACCCTGGACGGCACGGTCATCCCCAAGGGCACCCCGGTCCTCGCCGGATACTCCGCCGCCGGACGGGACCGGGCCGCGCACGGGCCGGACGCGGACCGGTTCGACATCACCCGGGCGTCCGCATCCCGCCACCTCTCCCTCGGCCACGGGCCGCACTACTGCCTCGGGGCGCCGCTGGCGCGGATGGAGGCGACCGTCGCCCTGGATGGGCTGTTCACCCGGTTCCCGGACCTGGACCTCGCCGTTCCGGAGCCGGAACTGGCCCGGCACGCCAGTTTCGTGGGGAACAGCGTCCGGGAACTACCGGTACGACCCGTTCCCCGGCCTGGGGCGGCGCGTCACCCGTACGGCCCAGGCTGA
- a CDS encoding cytochrome P450, whose protein sequence is MTTPHGYSPPPSGFGGRRPTATALYGPHLDGDAMPALYEELRRNHGPVAPVTVAPGIEAWLVLGHRELLRLTRDEQDFSHDPRRWSLLREGRVPPDSPILPFVGWRPALLFADGQQHRRMRAAVSHALAGINGHELRRGVRSAAEELIASFAERREADLVPDYALQLPTQVITGLLGLDERTGGRLVHAITGLVAATADPGRASRRINAILFALIEEKRSRPGDDITSALLHHPARLTDEEVLHNLVVMFVAGHRTTVNWIATTLRVLLCDPAFHSSLTGGHLSVDDALDLVLWRFPPTQNFPARYATRDLSFGGQSIRTGDMLILGLAAANADPAVLPPGGPVTGNRSHLAFGAGPHTCPAQDPARLITRTAVDTVRHRLPDLELAVDESELAWVSSPWSKGLAALPVRFTDPQLPRAPRPGAPACPTRPGRPAAPRTAAPQTGEAR, encoded by the coding sequence ATGACCACCCCGCACGGCTACTCGCCGCCGCCGTCCGGCTTCGGCGGACGGCGCCCCACCGCCACCGCGCTGTACGGGCCGCACCTCGACGGCGACGCGATGCCCGCGCTGTACGAGGAACTCCGGCGGAACCACGGCCCGGTGGCGCCCGTCACCGTCGCGCCGGGCATCGAGGCGTGGCTCGTGCTCGGCCATCGCGAGCTGCTCCGGCTCACCCGCGACGAACAGGACTTCTCCCACGATCCGCGCCGATGGAGCCTCCTGCGCGAGGGTCGGGTGCCGCCCGACTCGCCGATCCTGCCGTTCGTCGGCTGGCGGCCCGCACTGCTGTTCGCCGACGGCCAGCAGCACCGCAGGATGAGGGCCGCCGTCTCCCACGCGCTCGCCGGGATCAACGGGCACGAGCTGCGGCGCGGCGTACGGTCCGCCGCCGAGGAGCTGATCGCGTCGTTCGCCGAGCGCCGCGAGGCCGACCTCGTACCCGACTACGCGCTCCAGCTCCCGACGCAGGTCATCACCGGCCTGCTCGGGCTGGACGAACGGACCGGCGGGCGGCTCGTCCACGCCATCACCGGCCTGGTCGCCGCGACCGCGGACCCCGGCAGGGCGAGCAGACGCATCAACGCGATCCTGTTCGCCCTCATCGAGGAGAAGCGGTCCCGCCCCGGCGACGACATCACCTCCGCCCTGCTGCACCACCCGGCGCGCCTCACCGACGAGGAGGTGCTGCACAACCTGGTGGTGATGTTCGTCGCGGGCCACCGGACCACCGTCAACTGGATCGCGACGACCCTGCGCGTGCTGCTCTGCGACCCGGCGTTCCACTCCTCGCTGACCGGTGGTCACCTCAGCGTCGACGACGCGCTCGACCTCGTGCTGTGGCGCTTCCCGCCGACGCAGAACTTCCCCGCCCGCTACGCCACCCGCGACCTGAGTTTCGGCGGCCAGTCCATCCGGACGGGAGACATGCTGATCCTCGGACTGGCCGCCGCCAACGCCGATCCGGCCGTGCTGCCCCCGGGCGGCCCGGTCACCGGGAACCGTTCCCATCTCGCGTTCGGTGCCGGGCCGCACACCTGCCCGGCCCAGGACCCGGCCCGGCTGATCACCCGTACCGCGGTGGACACCGTCCGGCACCGGCTGCCCGACCTGGAGCTGGCCGTCGACGAGTCGGAGCTCGCCTGGGTCTCGTCCCCCTGGAGCAAGGGGCTCGCCGCGCTGCCCGTCCGGTTCACCGACCCGCAGCTGCCCCGTGCCCCCCGACCGGGCGCGCCCGCGTGCCCCACCCGTCCCGGCCGTCCGGCCGCCCCACGGACAGCCGCCCCACAGACAGGAGAGGCCCGTTGA
- a CDS encoding roadblock/LC7 domain-containing protein — MTGAVTRLPDLGRMLLPLNDVPGGRHAVVVSEDGLRLGHAPAGDLTGPVALLGVPEAGALAAACAAMTMTMTGRSTAALLFGGGAGVGRLTPESEHGFGLFTRAGAGADVATGTDADVGPVAQLMQVLVARMGSHPGAGPRDPAHPPA, encoded by the coding sequence GTGACCGGAGCCGTGACGAGACTGCCCGACCTCGGACGGATGCTGCTTCCGCTGAACGACGTCCCCGGAGGGCGCCACGCCGTGGTGGTGTCCGAGGACGGGCTGCGGCTCGGGCACGCCCCCGCAGGCGACCTCACCGGACCCGTCGCCCTGCTCGGCGTACCGGAGGCCGGGGCGCTCGCCGCGGCGTGCGCCGCGATGACGATGACGATGACCGGACGGTCCACGGCCGCGCTGCTGTTCGGCGGCGGTGCCGGGGTGGGCCGGCTGACGCCGGAGTCGGAGCACGGCTTCGGCCTGTTCACCCGCGCCGGGGCCGGTGCCGACGTCGCCACCGGCACCGACGCCGATGTCGGTCCGGTGGCCCAGCTGATGCAGGTGCTGGTGGCGAGGATGGGCAGCCATCCGGGCGCCGGGCCCCGCGATCCGGCGCACCCTCCGGCATGA
- a CDS encoding ATP-binding protein, which produces MVGPLIAGGGGVAALALLMWALSLRRRLRAEQRVRVRAEDLAAAREAEIAHLAAVRAPAIAERTRAGRLLDGVPGPVGSDTELGADFVRALAAVVTALGSDEAVRRERALRDSVQAAFESVARTMHAMATVQQQVLDHLERSIDDPRLMAEVTKADHAAAQMTRKAQTLLVLCGIWPARRESRPVTLHDCVRGARSRIVEFDRVEVHGGHTLHVVPLAVEGLMHALAELLENATVFSPSGTQVVVTVREVAAGAVVEIDDAGLGMPPDVLAQATAQLRDDLDLARLGAVPRLGLACAGRWGRELGFSVELTSASAHGGTRAVTLVPHRLLTEPLSHPAAPRHEPAPGRRASGHEPSRPATGEGEPHPQQDDPDPAVPRTSRGGPASGFTTPGGVPAIGSPAPGVAPGPGTTAPGAPGPGGPSAPGGGPVHGNGPAPGTAGPGGSPAPGGGPASADGGTPPPGALPRRRSRRGGREPGPEQSRGATPPADPGAPCTPEAARASISGVVSGTRGGRAALGDATPTADETDQEGGRQ; this is translated from the coding sequence ATGGTCGGGCCGCTGATCGCGGGGGGCGGCGGGGTCGCCGCCCTGGCGCTGCTGATGTGGGCGTTGTCGCTGCGCCGCAGGCTGCGGGCCGAGCAACGCGTGCGTGTGCGTGCGGAAGACCTCGCGGCCGCCCGTGAGGCCGAGATCGCCCATCTGGCCGCCGTCCGCGCCCCGGCCATCGCGGAACGCACGCGCGCCGGCCGCCTGCTCGACGGGGTGCCGGGGCCCGTCGGCTCGGACACCGAACTGGGCGCCGACTTCGTCCGGGCCCTGGCCGCAGTCGTCACGGCCCTCGGCTCCGACGAGGCCGTACGCAGGGAGCGGGCCCTGCGGGACTCCGTGCAGGCGGCCTTCGAATCCGTCGCCCGCACCATGCACGCCATGGCGACCGTGCAGCAGCAGGTGCTGGACCACCTCGAACGCTCCATCGACGACCCCCGGCTGATGGCCGAGGTGACGAAGGCCGACCACGCTGCCGCCCAGATGACCCGCAAGGCCCAGACCCTGCTCGTGCTGTGCGGCATCTGGCCCGCGCGACGGGAGAGCCGGCCGGTGACCCTCCACGACTGTGTGCGCGGCGCCCGGTCGCGCATCGTGGAGTTCGACCGGGTCGAGGTGCACGGAGGGCACACCCTCCACGTCGTGCCGCTCGCGGTCGAGGGACTGATGCACGCCCTCGCGGAACTCCTCGAGAACGCCACGGTGTTCTCGCCGTCCGGCACCCAGGTCGTGGTCACCGTCCGGGAGGTGGCCGCGGGGGCCGTCGTCGAGATCGACGACGCGGGCCTCGGCATGCCGCCGGACGTGCTCGCGCAGGCCACGGCCCAGCTCCGGGACGACCTGGATCTGGCCCGGCTCGGCGCGGTGCCGCGCCTCGGACTCGCCTGCGCCGGCCGTTGGGGCCGCGAGCTCGGCTTCAGCGTGGAACTCACGTCCGCCTCGGCGCACGGCGGAACCCGGGCCGTCACCCTCGTCCCCCACCGGCTGCTCACCGAGCCGCTGTCCCACCCCGCCGCACCCCGCCACGAACCGGCGCCGGGCCGGCGGGCATCCGGGCACGAGCCGTCGCGGCCGGCAACCGGGGAGGGAGAGCCGCACCCCCAGCAGGACGACCCGGACCCGGCGGTCCCCAGGACGTCCCGCGGCGGTCCGGCCTCCGGCTTCACGACGCCCGGCGGCGTCCCGGCCATCGGGTCCCCCGCACCGGGCGTCGCTCCGGGACCCGGCACCACGGCACCGGGGGCCCCGGGGCCTGGTGGTCCTTCGGCTCCGGGTGGGGGTCCGGTGCACGGCAACGGCCCTGCGCCCGGGACTGCGGGGCCCGGTGGTTCACCCGCACCCGGTGGGGGTCCGGCTTCCGCCGACGGCGGCACGCCCCCACCGGGCGCGCTCCCGCGGCGCCGGAGCAGGCGAGGGGGGCGCGAGCCCGGTCCCGAGCAGAGCCGCGGCGCGACGCCGCCCGCGGACCCCGGCGCCCCCTGCACACCCGAGGCGGCCCGCGCCTCCATCTCCGGCGTCGTCTCCGGGACACGCGGGGGCCGCGCCGCCCTGGGGGACGCCACGCCGACGGCCGACGAGACCGACCAGGAGGGAGGCCGCCAGTGA
- the secD gene encoding protein translocase subunit SecD, whose protein sequence is MTRTTVVRAVLAALVLLASVFIALTQSPRLGLDLQGGTRMVLEARDTATAKADAATTDRTVEVLRQRIDALGVAEPTLTRSGENRIVVELPEVQDPRRAAEVLGRTAQLAFHPVESPPEGGRTGRADEKTGPEGGKSSPEGEASGRRVLPDEQGRPLALGAAALSGAGVEDAVARFDAQQGTGWHVALDFRGDAAHDWARLTGQAACHPVQDDRRRVAIVLDDKVISSPQVDPSVGCGSGIASGSTQITGAFDAAEAKELALLVKGGALPVPVETVEQRTVGPTLGAAAIGASAQAAVVGASLTALFITFVYRLFGALAAVALAAYGVISYAVLVGLGVTLTLPGLAGFVLAIGMAVDANVLVFERAREECASGARRSLRSAMSAAYRKAWTAVADSNATTLLAAGLLFLLGSGPVKGFGVTLAIGVVVSMFSALVVARALTDVAARFPFVDGFRNVSGVGRPGRVRTFLIRRGPRLMRAPRRRLVVSAVLVAVALTGILVRGLNLGVEFTGGRLVEYATGRPVDAETARSAVAGVGFPDAEVTTADGKDISVRGAGIDDDGAAAISGALAEHGGGTATKVRDELIGPSMGEELRRNALIALGIAVVAQLVYLAVRFRWTFAMGCVGALVHDVVVVVGAFAWLGRPVDGIFLAALLTVIGYSVNDSVVVFDRVRELWRKNPRGALPALADTAILQTVPRTVNTGAGALFILAALAVLGGDSLADFSVALLIGVCVGTYSSVLTAVPAALLLEARHPAAAPTGRPRAAASRRARHDNGARV, encoded by the coding sequence ATGACTCGCACCACCGTGGTGCGGGCAGTTCTGGCTGCGCTCGTACTGCTCGCATCCGTGTTCATCGCACTCACCCAGTCCCCCAGACTCGGTCTGGATCTCCAGGGCGGCACCCGCATGGTGCTCGAAGCCCGTGACACCGCCACCGCGAAGGCGGACGCCGCCACCACCGACCGCACCGTCGAGGTGCTGCGGCAGCGCATCGACGCGCTCGGCGTCGCGGAGCCGACGCTGACCCGCTCCGGCGAGAACCGCATCGTCGTGGAACTGCCGGAGGTCCAGGACCCGCGCCGTGCGGCCGAGGTCCTCGGCCGCACGGCGCAGCTGGCCTTCCACCCCGTCGAGTCACCGCCCGAAGGGGGAAGGACCGGCCGCGCGGACGAGAAGACCGGCCCCGAAGGCGGGAAATCCTCTCCGGAAGGCGAGGCGTCCGGCCGGCGGGTGCTGCCCGACGAGCAGGGCAGGCCGCTCGCGCTCGGCGCCGCCGCACTGTCCGGGGCGGGGGTGGAGGACGCCGTGGCCCGGTTCGACGCCCAGCAGGGCACGGGCTGGCACGTGGCCCTGGACTTCCGGGGCGACGCGGCACACGACTGGGCCCGGCTGACGGGACAGGCGGCCTGCCATCCCGTGCAGGACGACCGTCGTCGCGTCGCGATCGTGCTCGACGACAAGGTGATCTCGTCGCCGCAGGTGGACCCGTCGGTCGGCTGCGGCTCCGGTATCGCCTCGGGCTCGACGCAGATCACCGGCGCTTTCGACGCGGCGGAGGCCAAGGAGCTCGCCCTGCTCGTCAAGGGCGGCGCGCTGCCCGTGCCGGTCGAGACCGTCGAGCAGCGGACCGTGGGCCCGACGCTCGGTGCGGCGGCGATCGGCGCGAGTGCCCAGGCCGCCGTGGTCGGGGCGTCCCTCACGGCGCTGTTCATCACGTTCGTCTACCGGCTCTTCGGCGCGCTGGCCGCCGTGGCACTGGCTGCGTACGGAGTGATCTCGTACGCCGTCCTGGTGGGCCTCGGCGTGACGCTGACGCTTCCGGGACTGGCCGGATTCGTACTCGCGATCGGGATGGCCGTGGACGCGAACGTGCTCGTCTTCGAACGGGCGCGGGAGGAGTGCGCGAGCGGGGCCCGGCGGTCGTTGCGCAGCGCGATGTCCGCGGCCTACCGCAAGGCCTGGACCGCCGTGGCCGACTCCAACGCCACCACGCTGCTCGCGGCGGGGCTCCTCTTCCTGCTCGGCTCGGGGCCGGTGAAGGGGTTCGGTGTGACACTGGCGATCGGCGTCGTCGTGTCGATGTTCTCGGCGCTGGTCGTGGCGCGGGCGCTGACCGACGTCGCCGCGCGGTTCCCGTTCGTGGACGGTTTCCGGAACGTGAGCGGGGTGGGCAGGCCGGGCCGCGTCCGGACGTTCCTGATCCGTCGCGGCCCACGGCTCATGCGTGCGCCCCGCCGCCGGCTCGTGGTGTCGGCCGTGCTGGTCGCGGTGGCCCTCACGGGCATCCTGGTGCGCGGGCTGAACCTGGGGGTCGAGTTCACCGGCGGCCGGCTGGTCGAGTACGCCACGGGCCGGCCCGTGGACGCCGAGACGGCCCGGTCGGCCGTCGCGGGGGTGGGCTTCCCCGACGCGGAGGTCACCACGGCCGACGGCAAGGACATCTCCGTGCGGGGCGCGGGCATCGACGACGACGGGGCCGCGGCGATCAGCGGCGCGCTCGCCGAACACGGCGGGGGCACGGCGACGAAGGTCCGCGACGAGCTGATCGGCCCCAGCATGGGCGAGGAACTGCGGCGCAACGCACTGATCGCCCTGGGCATCGCCGTGGTCGCCCAACTGGTCTATCTGGCGGTGCGGTTCCGCTGGACGTTCGCGATGGGCTGCGTGGGGGCGCTCGTCCACGACGTCGTCGTCGTGGTCGGCGCGTTCGCCTGGCTGGGGCGGCCGGTGGACGGCATCTTCCTCGCGGCGCTGCTCACGGTCATCGGCTACTCGGTCAACGACTCCGTCGTGGTGTTCGACAGGGTCAGGGAACTGTGGCGGAAGAATCCGCGCGGCGCGCTGCCGGCCCTCGCGGACACGGCGATCCTCCAGACGGTGCCGCGCACGGTCAACACGGGGGCGGGAGCCCTGTTCATCCTGGCGGCCCTGGCCGTGCTCGGCGGCGATTCCCTCGCGGACTTCTCCGTCGCGCTGCTCATCGGGGTGTGCGTGGGCACGTACTCCTCGGTGCTCACCGCCGTCCCCGCGGCGCTGCTCCTCGAGGCCCGGCACCCCGCGGCCGCCCCCACGGGCCGCCCTCGTGCCGCCGCCTCCCGTCGCGCTCGGCACGACAACGGCGCCCGGGTGTGA
- a CDS encoding class II fructose-bisphosphate aldolase, which translates to MTLARTGTLVTAAAAERRAVAAFNIITLEHAEAVIAGAEAAGSPVVLQISENAVKYRYGRVRPLARAAAEAAAEAGVPVALHLDHVKSDQLLRQAVDAGFSSVMYDAAHLPYAENLAATRSAAEWAHANGLWIEAELGEVGGKEGAPPLDAHASGARTDPDEAGAFVEGSGVDALAVAIGSTHAMTDRTAALDHGLLARLAGALDVPLVLHGSSGVPDGELKAAVSGGIAKVNIGTALNLAMTSAIRDYLAANADAVDSRKYLSVGRRAMAETVTVLIGVLRDAGEPVPVA; encoded by the coding sequence ATGACGCTCGCCCGAACCGGAACGCTGGTCACCGCGGCCGCCGCCGAGCGCCGTGCCGTCGCCGCCTTCAACATCATCACGCTGGAGCACGCCGAAGCCGTCATCGCCGGCGCGGAGGCCGCCGGCTCCCCGGTCGTCCTCCAGATCAGCGAGAACGCGGTCAAGTACCGCTACGGCCGCGTCCGTCCGCTCGCCAGGGCCGCCGCCGAGGCGGCGGCGGAGGCCGGGGTGCCCGTCGCCCTCCACCTCGACCACGTCAAGAGCGACCAGTTGCTGCGCCAGGCGGTCGACGCGGGGTTCAGCTCCGTGATGTACGACGCCGCGCACCTGCCGTACGCGGAGAACCTCGCCGCGACCCGGTCCGCCGCCGAATGGGCCCACGCCAACGGTCTCTGGATCGAGGCCGAACTGGGGGAGGTCGGCGGCAAGGAGGGTGCCCCGCCGCTGGACGCCCACGCGTCCGGGGCCCGCACCGACCCCGACGAGGCAGGTGCGTTCGTCGAAGGGAGCGGGGTCGACGCCCTCGCCGTCGCCATCGGCAGTACGCACGCCATGACCGACCGCACGGCCGCGCTCGACCACGGGCTCCTGGCCCGGCTCGCCGGTGCCCTCGACGTGCCGCTCGTGCTGCACGGTTCGTCCGGCGTACCGGACGGGGAGCTGAAGGCCGCCGTGTCCGGTGGCATCGCCAAGGTCAACATCGGTACCGCCCTGAACCTCGCCATGACCTCCGCCATCCGCGACTACCTCGCCGCCAACGCCGACGCCGTGGACTCGCGGAAGTACCTGTCGGTCGGACGCCGCGCGATGGCCGAGACCGTCACCGTGCTGATCGGCGTCCTGCGCGACGCGGGGGAGCCCGTCCCCGTCGCGTAG
- a CDS encoding SIS domain-containing protein has protein sequence MSHVAQELASQPECWNRAAGLAATQSGALPAPGERVAYVGCGTSLFMSQAAAALREGAGQGESDAFAASEFPVGRSYDRVIALTRSGTTTEVLELLGRLRGRTRTTAITADPATPVMTAADETVVLDFADEESVVQTRFATTALTLLRAGSGLHTDAVVDDCRDALAEPLPEWLTGCAQFTFLGRGWTVGLANEAALKVREASASWAEAYPAMEYRHGPISVTTRGTVTWMIGEAPAGLADEVHATGGMWVAGGLDPLAELVRAQRLAVAVAESRGLDPDSPRHLTRSVILSGA, from the coding sequence ATGAGCCATGTCGCGCAGGAGTTGGCGAGCCAGCCGGAGTGCTGGAACCGGGCCGCGGGGCTCGCCGCGACCCAGAGCGGGGCCCTCCCGGCCCCCGGCGAGCGGGTGGCGTACGTCGGCTGCGGCACCTCGCTGTTCATGAGCCAGGCCGCGGCGGCCCTGCGCGAGGGCGCGGGACAGGGCGAGTCGGACGCCTTCGCCGCCTCCGAGTTCCCCGTCGGCCGCTCCTACGACCGGGTGATCGCCCTCACCCGTTCGGGCACCACCACCGAGGTGCTCGAACTCCTCGGCCGGCTGCGCGGACGCACGCGCACCACCGCGATCACCGCCGACCCCGCCACACCCGTCATGACCGCCGCCGACGAGACCGTCGTCCTCGACTTCGCCGACGAGGAGTCGGTGGTCCAGACGCGGTTCGCGACCACCGCCCTCACGCTGTTGCGCGCCGGCTCCGGCCTGCACACGGACGCCGTCGTCGACGACTGCCGGGACGCCCTCGCCGAGCCGCTCCCCGAATGGCTCACCGGCTGTGCGCAGTTCACCTTCCTCGGCCGGGGCTGGACCGTGGGCCTCGCCAACGAGGCCGCGCTCAAGGTGCGCGAGGCGTCGGCGTCCTGGGCCGAGGCGTACCCGGCCATGGAGTACCGGCACGGCCCCATCAGCGTCACCACCCGCGGCACCGTCACCTGGATGATCGGCGAAGCGCCCGCCGGGCTCGCCGACGAGGTCCACGCCACCGGAGGGATGTGGGTCGCCGGCGGTCTCGACCCGCTCGCCGAACTCGTGCGAGCCCAGCGGCTCGCGGTCGCCGTCGCCGAGTCGCGGGGCCTGGACCCCGACAGCCCCCGCCATCTGACCCGTTCCGTCATCCTCTCCGGAGCCTGA
- a CDS encoding DeoR/GlpR family DNA-binding transcription regulator, whose translation MSRDARWKALLELLVEKGRLDVDEAAAALDVSAATIRRDFDQLAEQQMLVRTRGGAVVHGVSYELPLRYKTSRHAAEKQRISAAVAELISPGEAVGFTGGTTTTEVARALAARPDLATGSPALTIVTNALNIANELAIRPQFKIVVTGGVARPQSFELIGPLADGVLGQITLDVAVLGVNAFDAVHGAAAHDEDEAAINRLLCERARRVIVAADSTKLGTRAFARICATDAVDTLVTDSAVSDGTAAGFTEAGVTVVRA comes from the coding sequence ATGTCGCGCGACGCCCGCTGGAAGGCGCTGCTGGAACTCCTGGTGGAGAAGGGCCGGCTGGACGTCGACGAGGCCGCGGCGGCCCTGGACGTCTCGGCCGCGACGATCCGGCGCGATTTCGACCAGCTGGCCGAGCAGCAGATGCTCGTCCGCACCCGTGGCGGCGCGGTCGTGCACGGCGTGTCCTACGAACTCCCGCTGCGCTACAAGACGTCGCGGCACGCGGCGGAGAAGCAGCGCATCTCCGCCGCCGTCGCCGAGCTGATCTCGCCCGGCGAAGCGGTCGGCTTCACCGGGGGCACGACGACCACCGAGGTCGCACGTGCGCTCGCCGCGCGGCCCGACCTGGCCACGGGCAGCCCCGCCCTCACGATCGTCACCAACGCCCTCAACATCGCCAACGAGCTGGCGATCCGGCCCCAGTTCAAGATCGTGGTGACGGGCGGTGTGGCCCGGCCGCAGTCGTTCGAGCTGATCGGCCCGCTCGCCGACGGGGTGCTCGGCCAGATCACCCTGGACGTCGCCGTCCTCGGTGTGAACGCCTTCGACGCGGTGCACGGCGCCGCGGCGCACGACGAGGACGAGGCCGCGATCAACCGGCTGCTGTGCGAGCGGGCCCGGCGGGTGATCGTCGCGGCCGACTCCACCAAGCTGGGCACCCGCGCCTTCGCCCGTATCTGTGCGACGGACGCGGTGGACACGCTGGTCACCGACTCCGCCGTGTCCGACGGCACGGCGGCCGGGTTCACCGAGGCCGGGGTGACGGTGGTCCGGGCCTGA